In a genomic window of Mucilaginibacter sp. KACC 22063:
- a CDS encoding M56 family metallopeptidase, producing MEMLLHNLSEVVAVSIIHSLWQCLLIYFVLRILLAGLFGFNANTKYHITNAGLLLSAVCFLYTLFNQASNYSWQLTSQAANFNHLPLWLMIKHTIASSNNRYELTIARYLPYITTTYAIGLLFNSLRLLTGWLQIQQLKQQSQTDYALQQTVNRLCAVLKLNKTVTLLCSDKISIPCITGYLKPLILMPLSLVNYLSVQEVESILLHELAHAKRNDYLINLLQQVISVVLFFNPFVYLMSRIANRERENSCDDMVVHFTGKPLIYAQALLKIEQNSVQQWQLALAATGKNKFHLLNRIERIMKTKKPTANIKQVLLAFTILAFSLSCIAWLNPSIAKGRLSVKKIKLDLAAIVADTTLTKKTTKSESKTAHNGKRKRTIHVNNEFITEGMNDPKLEQLSADVQKHGDAISKYFESEDFKKMQADMEKAGADMEAYYNRDEIKNLQRNQEKLSKEIEARWGDSGETHEISKKMEAIGKNIETYFNSSAFKKQDAQLRRKYNIPQNYNYKNGNNENYRKYQQELNKYIPAEITAQTNELKDLGNKISSHYESAEFKAQINQAKLMGDSLRKVFNSDMVKMQKEKLQKLSEQMRNYQNSPAYKREQEQLKIATDKLRQYTNSDEFKKKVKAWKENEKAMNLNNDEDNPSIILSAPPEVTAPAVPDVPQVTEKPAPAPEPANP from the coding sequence ATGGAAATGTTGCTGCATAATTTAAGCGAAGTGGTTGCTGTAAGTATCATTCATTCTTTATGGCAATGCCTGCTGATCTATTTTGTACTACGCATTTTATTGGCGGGATTGTTCGGCTTTAATGCCAACACAAAATATCACATAACCAATGCAGGCCTACTTTTATCGGCAGTATGCTTTTTGTATACCTTATTTAACCAGGCATCAAACTATAGCTGGCAGCTTACATCACAGGCAGCAAATTTTAATCACCTGCCTTTATGGCTAATGATTAAACACACTATAGCATCTTCAAATAACCGTTATGAGTTAACTATAGCCCGTTATCTGCCTTACATTACCACTACCTATGCAATAGGTTTACTTTTTAATAGCCTCCGCCTGCTTACAGGTTGGTTACAGATACAACAACTGAAACAACAGTCGCAAACAGACTATGCGTTGCAGCAAACCGTAAATCGTTTATGCGCTGTGCTTAAACTGAATAAAACAGTAACCCTGCTTTGTTCAGATAAGATCAGTATTCCCTGTATCACCGGTTACCTGAAACCGCTCATATTAATGCCACTCTCTTTGGTAAACTACCTGTCTGTACAGGAAGTGGAGTCTATTTTATTGCATGAACTGGCCCATGCAAAACGCAACGACTATCTGATCAACCTGCTGCAGCAGGTAATATCGGTGGTGTTGTTTTTTAACCCGTTTGTTTATTTAATGAGCCGTATCGCTAACCGCGAACGTGAAAACAGCTGCGACGACATGGTAGTACACTTTACCGGCAAGCCGCTTATTTATGCCCAGGCTTTATTAAAGATCGAACAAAACAGTGTGCAGCAATGGCAGCTTGCACTTGCCGCCACTGGAAAAAACAAGTTTCATTTACTTAACCGAATTGAAAGAATTATGAAAACAAAAAAGCCTACAGCTAACATTAAACAAGTACTGTTAGCATTCACCATACTTGCCTTTAGCTTAAGCTGCATTGCATGGCTTAACCCATCAATTGCAAAAGGCAGGTTATCAGTAAAAAAAATAAAGCTGGATTTAGCTGCTATTGTAGCAGATACCACTCTTACAAAAAAGACAACCAAATCAGAAAGCAAGACAGCACATAATGGTAAAAGAAAAAGGACGATTCATGTCAATAATGAATTCATCACAGAAGGCATGAATGATCCGAAACTTGAACAGCTATCTGCCGATGTACAAAAACATGGTGATGCCATCAGCAAATATTTTGAGAGCGAAGACTTCAAAAAAATGCAGGCTGATATGGAAAAGGCAGGTGCTGATATGGAAGCATACTATAACAGGGATGAGATAAAAAACCTGCAGCGCAACCAGGAAAAGTTGAGTAAAGAGATCGAAGCAAGATGGGGTGACAGTGGCGAGACCCATGAAATATCTAAAAAAATGGAAGCCATAGGCAAAAACATTGAAACTTACTTTAACAGCAGTGCTTTTAAAAAGCAGGATGCTCAATTAAGACGAAAATATAATATCCCGCAGAATTACAATTACAAGAATGGCAATAACGAAAACTACCGTAAATATCAGCAAGAGCTAAATAAATATATCCCGGCAGAGATTACAGCTCAAACAAACGAACTAAAAGATCTGGGTAATAAAATTAGCAGTCATTATGAGTCTGCTGAATTTAAAGCACAAATTAACCAGGCAAAGCTGATGGGTGACAGCCTTAGAAAAGTTTTTAATAGCGACATGGTTAAAATGCAGAAAGAAAAACTGCAAAAGCTTTCTGAGCAAATGCGCAATTACCAAAACAGCCCGGCATATAAGCGCGAACAGGAGCAATTAAAAATAGCAACTGACAAACTACGCCAATACACCAACAGCGATGAATTTAAGAAGAAAGTAAAGGCATGGAAAGAGAATGAAAAGGCTATGAATCTTAATAATGACGAAGACAACCCTTCGATTATATTATCTGCTCCGCCAGAGGTAACTGCCCCGGCAGTACCTGACGTTCCGCAAGTAACTGAAAAACCTGCACCGGCACCAGAACCCGCAAATCCATAA
- a CDS encoding BlaI/MecI/CopY family transcriptional regulator, producing the protein MSEIKVTESELEILQVLWQRGECTVREVHEELAKSKDSGYTTTLKLMQIMHEKGLVDRNTSTKTHVYKALVSKKDAQKSALDKIINTVFTGSTADLVIQALGTHRASSDEIESIKKYLNQFENPEK; encoded by the coding sequence ATGAGTGAGATAAAAGTAACCGAAAGTGAGTTAGAGATATTGCAGGTTTTATGGCAACGCGGCGAGTGCACCGTACGCGAGGTTCATGAAGAACTGGCGAAATCAAAAGACTCGGGATATACTACTACCCTTAAGCTAATGCAGATTATGCATGAGAAAGGATTGGTTGACCGTAACACATCTACCAAGACACACGTCTATAAAGCATTGGTAAGTAAAAAGGATGCACAGAAAAGTGCGCTGGACAAGATCATCAATACCGTGTTCACCGGTTCCACTGCCGACTTAGTGATACAGGCCTTGGGCACACACCGTGCCTCAAGCGATGAGATCGAATCTATAAAGAAGTATTTGAACCAGTTTGAAAACCCTGAAAAATAA